From the Paenibacillus sp. genome, one window contains:
- a CDS encoding metal ABC transporter substrate-binding protein: MNKRFAPMLIGLTAALALATGCASQGGSEAPEGKVSVVTSFFPLYDFAKTIGGEHVHVVNLIPTGVEPHDWTPKSQDMATISKAQVFAFQGAGFEGWTDDVLGGIDADKLVIVEASEGISLMEASAEEAEHAHEAEDAHADEAHAHETEDAHAEEAHVEEGHDHGAYDPHTWLSPRSALQMAENVLEGLKRADPAHAADYEANYETLKADLEALDAAYMEKLSAVSNKEMVVSHQAFGYLARDYGLVQMPIMGISPEGEPTAQDLKEISEFVKEHGVKYIFTEELVSDRLAKTLASDLGVQTLPLHPLEGLTEAEMQAGETYVSLMEKNLEQLVTALQ, translated from the coding sequence ATGAACAAACGGTTTGCACCGATGTTGATCGGTTTGACGGCGGCGCTCGCGCTTGCGACCGGCTGCGCATCCCAAGGCGGAAGCGAAGCGCCGGAGGGCAAGGTGAGCGTCGTGACGTCGTTTTTCCCGCTGTACGATTTCGCGAAGACGATCGGCGGCGAACATGTGCATGTCGTCAACTTGATTCCGACCGGCGTCGAGCCGCATGACTGGACGCCGAAAAGCCAAGACATGGCGACGATTTCGAAGGCGCAAGTATTCGCATTCCAAGGCGCCGGCTTCGAAGGATGGACCGACGACGTGCTGGGCGGCATCGACGCGGACAAATTGGTCATCGTCGAAGCGAGCGAAGGCATATCCTTAATGGAAGCGTCGGCCGAGGAAGCGGAGCATGCGCACGAAGCCGAGGACGCGCATGCGGACGAAGCGCACGCGCATGAAACCGAGGACGCGCACGCGGAAGAGGCGCATGTCGAGGAAGGCCACGACCATGGCGCGTACGACCCGCATACGTGGCTTAGCCCGCGTTCGGCGCTGCAGATGGCGGAGAACGTGCTGGAAGGCCTGAAGCGGGCCGATCCGGCGCATGCGGCCGATTACGAAGCGAATTACGAAACGCTGAAAGCCGATTTGGAGGCGTTGGACGCCGCTTATATGGAGAAGCTGTCCGCCGTCTCGAACAAAGAGATGGTCGTGTCCCATCAAGCGTTCGGATATCTTGCGCGGGATTACGGCCTCGTCCAAATGCCGATCATGGGCATCTCTCCCGAAGGTGAGCCGACGGCGCAGGATTTGAAGGAAATCAGCGAGTTCGTGAAGGAGCACGGCGTGAAATACATTTTCACGGAAGAGCTCGTCTCGGACCGGCTGGCGAAAACGCTGGCGAGCGACCTCGGCGTCCAGACGCTGCCCCTCCATCCGTTGGAAGGGCTGACGGAAGCGGAAATGCAGGCGGGCGAGACATACGTTTCCTTAATGGAGAAAAACTTAGAGCAACTAGTGACGGCGCTGCAATAA
- a CDS encoding metal ABC transporter ATP-binding protein has product MTAQQGNRDASGDTPVVSIRNLGFRYDDKTVIEDLNFDIHARDFVGLIGSNGAGKTTLLKLLVGLLKPTSGELQLFGKPIRSFDEWHRIGYVPQKNALNPLFPATVREVVLSGLYGKRKLYRRVTMADRQRCDDALYALQIADLADRRIGQLSGGQQQRAFLARALASNPELLVLDEPTVGIDAETQRAFFSMLRHMHAHHRITFLMVSHDVDMMRSYLGESPVVTNGKLKFFVKSMDNTATCAETDLTHALKDWPGAGELVPAYQ; this is encoded by the coding sequence ATGACCGCTCAACAAGGTAACCGCGACGCGTCCGGGGATACGCCGGTCGTCAGCATCCGGAACCTCGGGTTTCGTTATGACGATAAAACCGTGATCGAGGATTTGAATTTCGATATTCATGCGCGCGACTTCGTCGGGCTGATCGGCTCGAACGGCGCGGGCAAAACGACGCTGCTGAAACTGCTCGTCGGCCTGTTGAAGCCGACGTCCGGCGAGCTGCAGCTGTTCGGCAAGCCGATCCGCTCGTTCGACGAATGGCACCGGATTGGCTACGTGCCGCAGAAGAACGCGCTCAACCCGCTGTTCCCGGCGACGGTCCGCGAGGTCGTCTTGTCGGGGCTTTACGGCAAGCGCAAGCTGTACCGCCGCGTTACGATGGCGGACCGCCAGCGGTGCGACGACGCGTTGTACGCGCTGCAAATCGCCGATCTCGCGGATCGGCGCATCGGGCAGCTGTCCGGAGGGCAGCAGCAGCGGGCGTTCCTCGCCCGGGCGCTGGCGAGCAATCCGGAGCTGCTCGTGCTCGACGAGCCGACGGTCGGCATCGACGCGGAGACGCAGCGCGCGTTCTTCTCGATGCTGCGCCACATGCATGCGCATCATCGCATTACGTTCCTCATGGTGTCTCACGATGTGGACATGATGCGCTCGTACCTCGGCGAGAGCCCGGTCGTGACGAACGGCAAGCTGAAATTTTTCGTGAAATCGATGGACAATACGGCGACGTGCGCCGAAACCGATTTGACGCATGCGTTGAAGGATTGGCCGGGGGCGGGCGAGCTCGTTCCCGCATACCAATAA
- a CDS encoding metal ABC transporter permease: MWDIFTFPFFQRALIGGLLIGGMAPLLGVFLVLRRLSMIGDTIAHVSIAGVALGFLINVYPVGVGLVFALLAAFAIERLRSAYRTYAELSIAIIMSGGVALATFLFTVGAGFNMNVTSFFFGSIYSLNMVDLYTIAAVTVIVWSVVATYAKEYFLLTFDEDAASVSGLPVRMLNLLLTVLTALVISVAIKIVGALLVSSLLTIPVACSLLAGKSFKQTIIWAVVFSETAVLLGLLGAGWFNLAPGASIVLLLIVMLIGLLTVRKGFRL; the protein is encoded by the coding sequence ATGTGGGACATTTTCACGTTTCCGTTTTTCCAGCGCGCGCTCATCGGCGGCCTCTTGATCGGAGGCATGGCGCCGTTGCTCGGGGTGTTCCTCGTGCTGCGGCGCCTCTCCATGATCGGGGATACGATCGCGCACGTGTCGATCGCGGGCGTCGCGCTCGGCTTTTTGATCAACGTGTATCCGGTCGGCGTCGGCCTCGTGTTCGCGCTGTTGGCGGCGTTCGCGATCGAACGGCTCCGGAGCGCGTACCGGACCTACGCCGAGCTGTCGATCGCGATTATTATGTCCGGCGGCGTCGCGCTGGCGACGTTCCTGTTCACGGTCGGGGCGGGCTTTAATATGAACGTGACGAGCTTTTTCTTCGGGAGCATTTATTCGCTCAACATGGTCGATTTGTATACGATCGCGGCGGTGACGGTCATCGTTTGGAGCGTCGTCGCGACGTATGCGAAAGAGTATTTTTTGCTGACGTTCGACGAGGACGCGGCGAGCGTATCCGGGCTGCCGGTGCGGATGCTGAATCTGCTGCTGACGGTGCTGACGGCGCTCGTCATTTCGGTGGCGATCAAAATCGTCGGCGCGCTGCTCGTTTCGTCGCTCCTGACGATTCCGGTCGCCTGCAGCCTGCTTGCCGGCAAAAGCTTCAAGCAAACGATCATTTGGGCGGTCGTTTTCTCGGAAACGGCGGTGCTGCTCGGCCTGCTCGGCGCGGGCTGGTTCAATTTGGCGCCGGGCGCGTCGATTGTGTTATTATTGATCGTAATGTTGATCGGGCTCTTGACGGTAAGGAAAGGGTTCCGATTGTAA
- a CDS encoding cytochrome c biogenesis CcdA family protein, which produces MDVTIWVAFAAGLASFISPCCLPLYPSYLSYISGISVSQLKTDHTKEVRLRTLSHTFFFILGFSIVYYAFGAGAGIVAELFRDYQDLIAKLSAVLLILVGLFLMGIFQPQFLMRDMKLKVSGKPATYAGSFLIGIGFAAGWSPCIGPIFSAIIGLSATEPGIWFRLTTAYTLGFAVPFFVMAFFLGSTKWILRYSNLIMKIGGAFLIVFGILLYTGHMLRITVWFNAITPEWLKF; this is translated from the coding sequence ATGGACGTTACGATTTGGGTCGCGTTCGCGGCGGGGCTGGCCTCGTTCATTTCGCCCTGCTGCCTGCCCTTATACCCATCCTACTTATCTTACATTTCCGGCATATCGGTATCGCAGCTGAAAACCGATCATACGAAAGAAGTGCGGCTTCGTACGCTGAGCCACACTTTTTTCTTCATTCTCGGGTTTTCGATCGTCTACTACGCGTTCGGCGCCGGCGCCGGCATCGTGGCCGAGCTGTTCCGGGATTATCAGGACTTGATCGCGAAGCTGTCGGCCGTGCTGCTCATCTTGGTCGGATTGTTTTTGATGGGCATTTTTCAGCCTCAGTTTTTGATGCGCGACATGAAGCTGAAGGTGAGCGGCAAGCCCGCGACGTACGCCGGCTCGTTCCTGATCGGCATCGGCTTCGCGGCGGGCTGGTCGCCGTGCATCGGGCCGATTTTCTCCGCGATCATCGGCCTATCCGCGACGGAGCCGGGCATCTGGTTCCGCCTGACGACGGCGTACACGCTCGGGTTTGCGGTGCCGTTTTTCGTCATGGCGTTCTTCCTCGGCTCGACGAAATGGATTCTCCGGTATTCGAACCTCATCATGAAAATCGGCGGCGCGTTCCTGATCGTGTTCGGCATCCTGCTTTATACGGGCCACATGCTGCGCATCACCGTCTGGTTTAACGCCATTACGCCGGAGTGGCTGAAATTTTAA
- the splB gene encoding spore photoproduct lyase yields the protein MALDTPVKPMTDIKVFIPELVYFEPDALEYPMGARILKWAEQQGLPIRMTTSHNRITNLPGEGELEKYRIAKRTLVVGIRKTLEFDQSKPSAEYAIPISTGCMAHCHYCYLQTTLGAKPYVRVYVNIDDIIDRARKYIAEREPEITRFEAACTSDPVGLEHITGSLAHLIEFMADQEHGRLRFVTKFNNVDSLLGLRHNGHTRIRFSVNADYVIRNFEPGTSSFADRIAAAGKVARAGYPLGFIVAPIIWHEGWEEGYAELMRKLKAEVPPEAEPDLTFELIQHRFTKTAKRVIESRYPKTKLEMDEAKRKYKWGRYGQGKYVYPNEQANALREHLTELIFENFPKASIDYFT from the coding sequence ATGGCTTTGGATACGCCCGTCAAACCGATGACGGACATCAAAGTGTTCATCCCCGAGCTCGTCTACTTCGAGCCGGACGCGCTCGAATATCCGATGGGCGCGCGCATTCTGAAATGGGCGGAGCAGCAAGGGCTGCCGATCCGAATGACGACGTCGCACAACCGCATCACGAATCTGCCGGGCGAGGGCGAGCTCGAGAAGTACCGCATCGCGAAGCGCACGCTCGTCGTCGGCATCCGCAAGACGCTCGAATTCGACCAGTCGAAGCCGTCCGCCGAATATGCCATCCCGATCTCGACGGGGTGCATGGCGCACTGCCATTATTGCTATTTGCAAACGACGCTCGGCGCGAAGCCGTATGTCCGCGTGTACGTCAATATCGACGATATTATCGATCGGGCGCGGAAGTACATCGCCGAACGCGAGCCCGAAATTACGCGCTTCGAAGCGGCCTGTACGTCCGACCCCGTCGGACTCGAGCATATTACCGGGTCGCTCGCGCATCTGATCGAATTTATGGCGGATCAGGAGCACGGCCGGCTCCGGTTCGTGACGAAGTTCAACAACGTCGACTCGCTGCTCGGCTTAAGGCACAACGGACACACGCGCATTCGTTTCAGCGTCAATGCCGACTACGTCATCCGCAATTTCGAGCCGGGCACGTCGTCGTTCGCGGACCGCATCGCCGCGGCCGGCAAGGTCGCCCGTGCCGGTTACCCGCTCGGCTTCATCGTCGCGCCGATCATTTGGCATGAGGGCTGGGAAGAGGGCTACGCCGAGCTGATGCGGAAGCTGAAGGCCGAGGTGCCGCCCGAAGCGGAGCCGGACCTTACGTTCGAGCTCATCCAGCACCGGTTCACGAAAACGGCGAAACGCGTCATCGAGTCGCGCTACCCGAAGACGAAGCTCGAGATGGACGAGGCGAAACGAAAATACAAATGGGGACGCTACGGGCAAGGAAAATACGTGTACCCCAACGAGCAGGCGAACGCGCTCCGGGAGCATCTCACGGAGCTCATTTTCGAGAACTTCCCGAAGGCGTCCATCGACTATTTTACGTAA
- the mntR gene encoding transcriptional regulator MntR, whose protein sequence is MPTPSMEDYLERIYRLIHEKGYARVADIAEGLEVHPSSATKMIQKLDKDEYVVYEKYRGLILTPKGKKVGKRLVERHQLLEQFLETIGVKQENIYKDVEGIEHHLSSDSILCIESLVEYFRRDPSRLNELRSLREQMDMES, encoded by the coding sequence GTGCCGACGCCAAGCATGGAAGATTATCTAGAGCGCATTTACCGTTTGATTCACGAAAAAGGGTATGCGCGGGTCGCCGACATTGCCGAGGGCTTGGAAGTGCACCCTTCGTCCGCCACCAAAATGATCCAGAAGCTGGACAAGGACGAATACGTGGTTTACGAGAAGTATCGAGGCCTCATTCTGACGCCGAAAGGGAAGAAGGTCGGCAAACGGCTTGTCGAGCGCCACCAACTGCTCGAGCAGTTTCTCGAGACGATCGGCGTGAAGCAGGAGAACATTTACAAGGATGTCGAAGGTATCGAACATCACTTGAGCTCGGATTCGATTTTGTGCATCGAATCGCTCGTCGAATATTTCCGAAGAGATCCGTCGCGCTTGAACGAGCTGCGTTCGCTCCGCGAGCAGATGGATATGGAGTCGTAA
- a CDS encoding patatin-like phospholipase family protein, with product MQVNGVFQGGGVKGIGLVGAVYAAERRGITFRHTAGTSVGAIVAALLAAGYTGEEMRDLMMKTPFTHFLRKGWLHYIYVIGPTIRLLTKKGLYSGDPLEEWIEEALARKGVRTFADLPEHALRVVASDITSGKMLVLPEDIAGYGIDPMKLSVARAVRMSSSLPFFFDPVLLRVRGRAGKSKAVFGAPTYIVDGAILSNYPLWIFDRELKEWPARIPTIGFQLVGSKDPGPRTIRGPITMLQALFSTMSAAHDLRYIERHSRFRTVKIRSDMVHTTDFALSAEKQKELFEAGVQAVDEFFASWTYKGYSDEMDKWLQKARPDLKTKTDGPNGPPAKKA from the coding sequence ATGCAGGTGAACGGCGTATTTCAGGGAGGCGGAGTGAAGGGCATCGGATTGGTCGGCGCCGTTTATGCGGCGGAGCGGCGAGGCATTACGTTTCGGCACACGGCCGGCACGTCGGTCGGCGCGATCGTGGCGGCGCTGCTGGCGGCGGGGTATACGGGGGAAGAAATGCGCGACCTGATGATGAAAACGCCGTTCACCCATTTTTTGCGCAAAGGATGGCTGCATTACATTTACGTCATCGGTCCGACGATCCGTCTGCTCACGAAGAAAGGGCTGTATTCGGGCGACCCGTTGGAGGAATGGATCGAGGAGGCGCTTGCGCGCAAGGGAGTGCGCACATTCGCGGATTTGCCGGAGCACGCGCTGCGCGTCGTCGCTTCCGATATTACGTCCGGCAAAATGCTCGTGCTGCCCGAGGATATCGCCGGCTACGGCATCGATCCGATGAAGCTGTCCGTGGCGCGGGCGGTGCGGATGAGCAGCAGTTTGCCGTTCTTCTTCGACCCGGTCTTGCTGCGCGTCCGCGGCCGAGCCGGCAAAAGCAAAGCCGTATTCGGAGCTCCGACGTACATCGTGGACGGGGCGATCTTAAGCAATTACCCGCTGTGGATTTTCGACCGGGAGCTGAAGGAATGGCCGGCGCGCATACCGACGATCGGCTTTCAGCTCGTCGGCTCGAAGGATCCCGGGCCGCGTACGATCCGGGGGCCGATCACGATGCTGCAGGCGCTGTTTTCGACGATGTCCGCCGCTCACGATTTGCGCTACATCGAGCGCCACAGCCGGTTCCGGACCGTCAAAATCCGCTCCGACATGGTGCATACGACGGATTTCGCGCTGTCCGCGGAGAAGCAGAAGGAGCTGTTCGAGGCGGGGGTGCAGGCGGTCGACGAGTTTTTCGCCTCCTGGACATACAAGGGGTATTCCGATGAAATGGACAAATGGCTTCAGAAGGCCCGCCCGGATCTGAAAACGAAAACCGACGGCCCGAATGGGCCGCCGGCGAAAAAAGCTTAA
- a CDS encoding DUF1385 domain-containing protein, with protein sequence MSEAQKPVAYGGQAVIEGVMFAGKTVNVTAVRKKDRSIAYFESPRVEKAWVTRLKKVPFLRGLVALIDSSAKGSQHLNFSAETYAEEEGAAPSDAPQKKTLGDSITMVLGVAVVGVLSFIVGKVVFTAVPAIVESLLFEGRFESIFLHNLLEGLIKLIFLVVYILAIAQTPLIKRLFQYHGAEHKVITAYENGDPLTVENVQKYNTLHYRCGSSFIVLTVLVGVILYSLPIFTWDSILERVVIRLMLLPVVIGISYEVLRFTNSVRDIPVLRYLGYPGLWLQLLTTKQPTDDQVEVAIASFERMLEVDRRNAARPLEASKAVGA encoded by the coding sequence ATGTCAGAGGCCCAAAAACCGGTCGCCTACGGGGGACAAGCGGTGATCGAAGGCGTCATGTTCGCCGGAAAAACCGTGAACGTCACCGCCGTAAGGAAGAAAGACCGTTCCATCGCATATTTCGAATCGCCCAGGGTCGAGAAAGCATGGGTGACCCGCCTGAAGAAAGTTCCGTTCCTTCGAGGCCTCGTCGCTTTAATCGATTCCAGCGCGAAGGGCTCGCAGCACTTGAACTTTTCCGCCGAAACGTACGCGGAGGAGGAGGGCGCGGCGCCGTCGGACGCTCCGCAGAAGAAGACGCTCGGCGACAGCATTACGATGGTGCTCGGCGTCGCGGTCGTCGGCGTGCTGTCGTTCATCGTCGGGAAGGTCGTCTTTACGGCCGTTCCGGCCATCGTGGAGAGCTTGTTGTTCGAGGGACGGTTCGAAAGCATTTTCCTGCACAACCTGCTGGAAGGATTAATTAAACTTATCTTCTTAGTGGTCTACATTTTGGCGATCGCCCAAACGCCGCTCATCAAGCGCCTCTTTCAATACCATGGCGCCGAGCATAAGGTGATCACCGCGTACGAGAACGGCGATCCGCTGACCGTCGAGAACGTGCAGAAATACAATACGCTCCATTACCGGTGCGGCAGCAGCTTTATCGTGTTGACCGTCCTCGTCGGCGTCATCTTGTATTCTTTGCCGATTTTTACGTGGGATTCGATTTTGGAACGGGTCGTCATCCGTCTAATGCTGCTCCCTGTCGTCATCGGCATTTCGTACGAAGTGCTTCGGTTCACGAACAGCGTGCGAGACATTCCGGTGCTTCGGTACCTCGGCTACCCCGGGCTATGGCTGCAGCTGTTGACGACGAAGCAGCCGACCGACGACCAAGTGGAAGTCGCCATCGCCTCGTTCGAGCGCATGCTGGAAGTCGACCGCCGCAACGCGGCGCGTCCTTTGGAAGCGAGCAAAGCCGTAGGAGCGTGA
- a CDS encoding YqhR family membrane protein, with protein sequence MAHPKDANRRKPGVQTIQQTKKLPFALQLGFFAGLIWGGVRWLFYYFGFTDVVPGFLVEPFFLHDFLAGTAGYFVGYASFIAMSMIASVLYTFVAYKLKGPWPGVAFGIVWYALIYLLIGPLLGMLPPVGVNDWDSLWFDGALFVLWGVFIGYTVNYEFTDERERGQGKSLVNLQ encoded by the coding sequence ATGGCGCATCCGAAGGACGCGAACCGGCGAAAACCGGGCGTACAAACCATTCAACAAACGAAAAAACTGCCATTCGCCCTGCAGCTCGGCTTCTTCGCCGGACTGATTTGGGGCGGGGTTCGGTGGCTGTTTTATTATTTCGGCTTCACCGACGTCGTGCCCGGCTTTTTGGTGGAACCGTTTTTTCTGCATGACTTCTTGGCGGGAACCGCAGGCTATTTCGTCGGCTACGCTTCGTTCATCGCGATGTCGATGATCGCGTCGGTGCTCTACACGTTCGTCGCGTACAAGCTGAAAGGCCCGTGGCCCGGGGTCGCTTTCGGCATCGTATGGTACGCGCTTATCTACTTGTTGATCGGCCCGCTGCTCGGCATGCTGCCGCCGGTCGGGGTGAACGATTGGGATTCGCTCTGGTTCGACGGCGCCTTGTTCGTGCTCTGGGGCGTGTTCATCGGTTATACCGTCAACTACGAGTTCACGGACGAACGGGAGCGCGGACAAGGAAAAAGCCTCGTCAATTTGCAGTAA